A single region of the Syntrophotaleaceae bacterium genome encodes:
- the plsX gene encoding phosphate acyltransferase PlsX, producing the protein MKERIIVAVDAMGGDNAPDVEVEGAVAAARRWGVSVILVGDTERIEACLSRHSWQGLDISIQHASEVVGMHDSASDAVRKKKNSSIRVAFELVQSGRAHAVVSAGNSGATMAVGMFLLKRISNIDRPAIATILPNLKDQTVVLDAGGNVDCKPLHLAQFATMGDVYAHSVLGKVRARVGLLANGEEESKGNDLIREAHRLLKNSNLNYVGFVEGRDIYNGSVDVVVCDGFVGNVVLKVSEGLAEAIGVMLRKEISRRFLAKIGYILARPAFKAFKKRVDYAEYGGAPLLGIQGTGMICHGGSNPRAIMNAIGMARESVAQGVNERLVAQLQGCQQETLIGEATKVAPEQKGYSA; encoded by the coding sequence TTGAAAGAACGGATCATAGTTGCCGTCGACGCCATGGGCGGGGACAATGCCCCGGACGTTGAGGTGGAAGGCGCTGTCGCCGCGGCACGACGGTGGGGAGTCTCGGTCATCCTGGTGGGTGATACGGAACGCATTGAGGCCTGTCTGTCACGTCATTCATGGCAGGGGCTCGACATCTCAATTCAGCATGCCAGCGAAGTTGTCGGAATGCATGATTCGGCTTCCGATGCCGTGCGCAAAAAGAAAAATTCTTCGATCAGAGTCGCTTTTGAGCTTGTCCAGAGCGGGCGGGCCCACGCCGTGGTGAGCGCCGGAAATTCAGGGGCCACCATGGCGGTCGGGATGTTTCTGCTGAAACGCATTTCGAATATCGACAGACCTGCCATTGCCACCATTTTGCCTAATCTGAAAGATCAGACGGTAGTCCTCGATGCCGGCGGCAATGTCGACTGCAAACCCCTTCATCTGGCCCAGTTCGCAACCATGGGGGATGTCTACGCCCACTCTGTGCTGGGCAAGGTCCGGGCAAGGGTCGGGCTGCTGGCCAACGGTGAAGAGGAAAGCAAGGGCAACGACCTGATCCGCGAAGCTCATCGTCTGCTCAAGAATTCAAATCTGAACTATGTCGGATTCGTTGAGGGGCGGGATATCTACAACGGCTCGGTCGATGTGGTGGTCTGTGACGGGTTTGTCGGCAACGTGGTTCTCAAGGTTTCCGAAGGACTGGCAGAGGCCATAGGCGTCATGCTGCGAAAAGAAATTTCCCGTCGCTTTCTGGCCAAAATTGGCTATATCCTGGCCCGGCCGGCGTTCAAGGCCTTCAAGAAAAGGGTCGATTACGCCGAATATGGCGGCGCCCCGCTTCTGGGCATACAGGGAACCGGGATGATCTGCCACGGCGGATCGAATCCCCGGGCGATAATGAACGCGATCGGCATGGCGCGGGAATCGGTGGCTCAAGGGGTCAACGAACGGCTGGTTGCTCAGCTCCAGGGTTGCCAACAGGAAACTCTGATCGGAGAGGCGACAAAAGTGGCGCCCGAACAGAAGGGGTATTCGGCCTGA
- a CDS encoding energy-coupling factor ABC transporter permease — protein sequence MHIPDPMLQGAVCPVTIAIAAGGVAAAVAVVSKSGKNQDLTKFAAVTSLIFAGQMLNFPIANGTSGHLLGGVLAAALLGAPLGVLSMTFVLAVQALIFGDGGMVALGANVTNMALIGVGVGALMNEVLRHRVDTKLLQRALLYGLAAWFSVMLAALGVCVELTASGAVEFGRVVPAMLGSHALIGIGEGLITGACLALLGRENAAFGFSKKLALTLAVACGAGLFLSPFASSFPDGLEMVAESLKFLPVMEVVRFAPLADYTVPGVGHPGLATGLAGLIGVLLTFTGALLVGRGFQKVGS from the coding sequence ATGCATATACCCGATCCGATGCTTCAGGGCGCGGTTTGCCCTGTCACCATAGCTATCGCTGCTGGAGGCGTAGCGGCCGCGGTCGCTGTTGTTTCGAAATCAGGGAAAAATCAGGATCTGACGAAATTCGCTGCGGTGACCTCCCTGATTTTTGCCGGACAGATGCTGAATTTTCCCATTGCCAACGGAACCTCAGGGCATCTTCTGGGCGGGGTTTTGGCAGCTGCCCTGCTCGGAGCGCCTCTGGGGGTTCTGTCCATGACCTTTGTTCTGGCTGTTCAGGCACTGATTTTTGGAGATGGCGGGATGGTGGCCCTGGGGGCGAACGTCACCAACATGGCGCTGATTGGAGTCGGTGTCGGCGCCCTGATGAACGAAGTCCTCCGCCACAGGGTTGATACGAAACTTCTGCAGCGGGCCTTGTTGTATGGCCTGGCTGCCTGGTTTTCCGTAATGCTGGCCGCCCTTGGGGTGTGTGTAGAGTTGACCGCTTCCGGAGCCGTCGAATTCGGCAGGGTGGTGCCGGCCATGCTTGGCAGTCATGCCTTGATAGGTATCGGGGAAGGACTCATTACCGGGGCCTGTCTGGCTCTCCTTGGTCGTGAAAACGCTGCTTTCGGTTTTTCCAAAAAGCTGGCCCTGACCCTTGCCGTTGCCTGCGGCGCGGGTCTGTTTCTGAGCCCGTTTGCCAGCAGTTTTCCCGACGGTCTGGAAATGGTGGCCGAATCCCTGAAGTTTCTCCCGGTAATGGAGGTGGTCAGGTTTGCTCCTCTTGCGGATTATACTGTTCCCGGTGTTGGGCATCCGGGACTTGCTACAGGACTGGCTGGTCTTATCGGAGTTCTGCTCACCTTTACCGGTGCCCTGCTGGTCGGACGTGGGTTTCAGAAAGTCGGTTCCTGA
- a CDS encoding DUF177 domain-containing protein: MLIQIERIKAPGLILDLEESPETFPVLREMEEAGECCFPSPVKVHLRAFRLQEMVEVEGQVETIARFPCSRCLNEFDLKVEEGFAVAFTRQLPEVQDEEEEGAELTAEDMGLILFQGDEIDLTDAIQEQVVMALPVRPLCRPECKGLCSQCGADLNLGDCGCDRGDFNIKFSVLKDFKVKKKK, encoded by the coding sequence TTGCTCATTCAAATCGAACGGATAAAAGCCCCTGGGCTGATTCTCGATCTGGAAGAGTCCCCCGAGACCTTCCCCGTTCTTCGGGAGATGGAAGAGGCAGGAGAATGTTGCTTCCCCTCTCCGGTGAAGGTACACCTGCGGGCCTTCCGCCTGCAGGAGATGGTCGAAGTTGAGGGGCAGGTCGAAACCATCGCCCGTTTCCCCTGCAGCCGCTGTCTGAATGAATTCGATCTGAAGGTGGAAGAGGGTTTTGCCGTCGCCTTCACCCGGCAGTTGCCCGAAGTTCAGGATGAGGAAGAAGAAGGGGCGGAGTTGACTGCCGAGGATATGGGTCTGATTCTTTTCCAGGGTGACGAAATTGATCTGACCGACGCGATTCAGGAGCAGGTGGTGATGGCCCTCCCGGTCCGCCCGCTGTGCCGGCCGGAATGCAAAGGGCTCTGTTCTCAATGCGGCGCTGATCTCAACCTCGGAGACTGCGGATGTGATCGCGGCGATTTCAACATCAAGTTTTCGGTTCTGAAGGATTTCAAGGTCAAAAAGAAGAAGTAG
- a CDS encoding beta-ketoacyl-ACP synthase III, with translation MKYSRIIGTGSFLPERVLTNKDLEQILDTSDEWIVTRTGISERRIAGEKEHTSDLAAQAARRALEMAGLTAGDIDLIVVATVTGDFSWPATACMVQTLIGADRAFAFDVSAACSGFLYGLATADNFLRSGSARRALVIGAEIFSRIVDWEDRATCVLFGDAAGAVVLEQQEGDRGILSTHLHSDGSFWELLYQPGFGSRNPYDGKGGTAQPPYLQMKGNEVFKVAVRSLYEVAIEALGANGMTVDDIDWFIPHQANNRIIEAAAKRLELPLEKLVVNVSRVGNTSGASIPVALDEINRNGSLNPGNIILMDAFGAGFTWGSALIRW, from the coding sequence ATGAAATACAGCAGGATCATCGGGACAGGCTCCTTTTTGCCTGAACGCGTGCTCACCAATAAGGATCTGGAACAGATCCTCGACACGTCGGATGAGTGGATCGTGACCAGGACCGGCATCAGTGAAAGACGGATTGCCGGCGAGAAAGAGCACACTTCCGACCTGGCCGCTCAGGCTGCCCGGCGTGCCCTGGAAATGGCCGGTTTGACCGCCGGTGATATCGATCTCATCGTTGTGGCTACGGTTACGGGGGATTTCAGCTGGCCGGCAACAGCTTGCATGGTCCAGACTTTGATCGGGGCCGATCGTGCTTTCGCCTTCGATGTTTCGGCTGCCTGCAGCGGGTTCCTCTACGGTCTGGCCACAGCCGACAATTTTCTGCGGTCTGGGTCGGCTCGGCGCGCCCTGGTCATCGGCGCCGAAATCTTCAGTCGCATTGTCGACTGGGAGGATCGTGCGACCTGCGTCCTGTTCGGGGACGCGGCGGGAGCCGTGGTACTGGAACAGCAGGAGGGTGATCGGGGAATTCTGTCCACTCACCTGCACTCCGACGGTTCTTTCTGGGAACTCTTGTACCAGCCTGGCTTCGGCTCGCGCAATCCCTACGACGGAAAAGGCGGCACAGCCCAGCCCCCCTATCTGCAAATGAAGGGGAACGAGGTTTTCAAGGTCGCCGTGCGCTCCCTCTACGAAGTGGCCATCGAGGCTTTGGGCGCCAACGGTATGACCGTGGACGATATCGACTGGTTCATACCCCACCAAGCCAACAACAGGATCATCGAGGCTGCTGCGAAACGTCTTGAATTGCCCCTGGAAAAACTGGTGGTCAACGTGTCCCGGGTTGGCAACACGTCGGGGGCCTCGATACCTGTGGCCCTGGACGAGATCAACCGGAACGGCAGCCTGAAT
- the mazG gene encoding nucleoside triphosphate pyrophosphohydrolase, translating into MEMDSAGKSFISLLGIMSRLRSPEGCPWDAQQTPESLKPYLLEEAYELLEAIDDGNSDAVREELGDLLLQIVFQARIYEERGEFDIRNVVEGIAEKLVRRHPHVFSDARCRTPEEVTVQWENIKAQEKSSASSAGKSVLGQVPQALPALMRASKLTARASRAGFDWPKVDGVFAKVHEEIAEFEAALQSGDQQSMENELGDMLFAIANLGRFLNIDPEGALRKTIDRFIFRFSHIEKTLGETGRHFQDTSLEEMSELWQSAKKLEDEKQTRD; encoded by the coding sequence ATGGAAATGGATTCCGCTGGCAAATCTTTTATTTCCCTTCTCGGCATCATGTCCAGGCTCCGCTCGCCAGAAGGCTGCCCATGGGATGCGCAGCAAACACCGGAAAGCCTGAAACCCTATCTTCTGGAAGAGGCCTACGAGCTTCTGGAAGCGATAGACGATGGAAATTCTGATGCTGTCCGTGAAGAGCTGGGCGACCTGCTGCTGCAGATCGTGTTTCAGGCCCGCATCTATGAAGAAAGAGGTGAATTTGACATCCGGAATGTGGTCGAGGGCATTGCTGAAAAACTCGTTCGACGGCATCCCCATGTCTTTTCCGACGCCCGCTGCCGCACACCGGAAGAGGTTACCGTCCAGTGGGAAAACATCAAAGCCCAGGAAAAGTCATCTGCAAGCAGCGCCGGGAAGTCCGTCCTCGGGCAGGTCCCGCAGGCCCTCCCCGCCCTGATGCGAGCAAGCAAGCTGACCGCCCGCGCAAGTAGAGCGGGATTCGATTGGCCGAAAGTGGATGGTGTTTTTGCAAAGGTTCATGAGGAGATTGCCGAGTTTGAGGCCGCTCTTCAGTCAGGGGATCAGCAGTCCATGGAAAATGAGCTGGGGGACATGCTGTTTGCCATCGCCAATCTGGGTCGGTTTCTGAACATAGATCCCGAAGGCGCACTGCGCAAAACCATTGACCGGTTCATTTTTCGGTTTTCCCATATCGAAAAGACCCTGGGTGAAACCGGTCGTCATTTTCAGGACACCTCACTGGAGGAAATGAGCGAGCTTTGGCAATCGGCCAAAAAACTGGAAGACGAAAAACAGACTCGGGACTAA
- the rpmF gene encoding 50S ribosomal protein L32 — protein MAVPKKKTSKSKRDMRRAHDFLTAPGISVCPQCKEPKQPHHVCSSCGTYKGKAVTETAE, from the coding sequence ATGGCTGTACCCAAGAAGAAAACCTCCAAGTCCAAAAGAGATATGCGTCGCGCCCACGATTTTCTGACGGCCCCCGGCATTTCTGTCTGCCCTCAGTGCAAGGAACCCAAGCAACCCCATCATGTCTGCAGCAGCTGTGGTACCTACAAGGGTAAGGCCGTCACTGAAACCGCTGAATAG